Proteins encoded within one genomic window of Gasterosteus aculeatus chromosome 18, fGasAcu3.hap1.1, whole genome shotgun sequence:
- the ccm2 gene encoding cerebral cavernous malformations protein 2 homolog isoform X4, translated as MEDDVKKVKKPGIVSPFKRVFLKGEKGRDKKAQEKATERRALHTFSLSQPDHRIDPDILLNDYIEKEVKYLGQLSSVPGYLNPSSRTEVLQLVDNARSHQLAGQLTSEQDAVVSLSAYNIKLVWRDGEDIILRVPIHDIAAVSYIRDDSLHLVVIKTAQESGGSPCPSSCPDLNKSQTLSSLSEGGAVLVEVCCLLVLAVDNKAAAEELCLLLSQVFQIVYTESTIDFLDRAIFDGATTPTRHLSLYSDDSSSKVDVKEAFEEEASAFPFQASMEAEGNSPSASTPASPQAKTASDGDLSTTAAELLQDYMTTLRTKLSSQEIQQFATLLHEYRNGASIHEFCINLRQLYGDSRKFLLLGLRPFIPEKDSQHFENFLETIGVKDGRGIITDSFGRYRRTASSASDSTANGNGAAGGSGASDEGQEAPEGDEWDRMITDIGNDIEALGCSMDQEGATP; from the exons ATGGAGGATGAtgtgaaaaaagtgaaaaag CCGGGTATCGTGTCTCCGTTCAAGCGGGTCTTCCtgaaaggagagaaggggagagacaAGAAGGCCCAGGAGAAAGCCACTGAGCGCAGGGCACTCCACACCTTCTCGCTCTCTCAGCCCGACCACCGCATTGACCCTGACATCCTGCTTAATGACTATATTGAGAAGGAAGTCAAA TACTTGGGACAGCTGTCATCAGTTCCGGGATACTTGAACCCGTCAAGTCGCACTGAAGTGCTGCAGCTCGTTGACAACGCCAGG TCCCATCAGTTGGCCGGCCAGCTGACGTCGGAGCAGGACGCCGTGGTGAGCTTGTCGGCGTACAACATAAAGCTCGTGTGGCGCGACGGAGAAGACATCATCCTCAGAGTGCCCATCCACGATATCGCTGCCGTCTCCTACATCAGGGACGACTCTTTGCACCTCGTGGTGATCAAAACGG cCCAGGAGTCGGGCGGTTCCCCTTGTCCCAGCTCGTGTCCGGACCTCAACAAGTCCCAGACGCTGAGCTCCTTATCGGAGGGCGGAGCCGTGCTCGTGGAAGTCTGCTGTTTGCTTGTGCTGGCCGTTGATAACAAG gcagcagcagaggagctgtgtctTCTGCTCAGCCAGGTCTTCCAGATCGTTTACACAGAATCGACCATTGACTTCTTGGACAGAGCCATTTTTGACGGAGCAACTACACCTACCAGACACCTTTCTCTTTACAGCG atGATTCTTCAAGCAAAGTGGATGTTAAGGAGGCCTTTGAAGAGGAAGCCAGCGCATT TCCTTTCCAGGCCTCCATGGAGGCAGAAGGAAACTCCCCATCAGCATCGACCCCGGCGTCCCCTCAGGCGAAGACCGCGAGTGACGGAGATCTCAGCACCACTGCCgccgagctgctgcaggactACATGACCACG CTGCGGACCAAGCTGTCATCGCAAGAGATCCAGCAGTTTGCCACCTTGCTCCATGAGTACCGCAACGGGGCGTCCATTCACGAGTTCTGCATCAACCTGCGACAGCTCTACGGGGACAGCAGGAAGTTCCTCCTCCTCG GCCTGCGTCCCTTCATACCGGAGAAGGACAGCCAGCACTTTGAGAATTTCCTCGAGACCATCGGCGTGAAGGACGGCCGCGGCATCATCACGGACAGCTTCGGCCGATACCGCCGCACGGCCAGCTCCGCCTCCGATTCCACCGCCAACGGCAACGGCGCGGCGGGAGGAAGCGGCGCCTCCGACGAGGGCCAGGAGGCCCCCGAGGGAGACGAGTGGGACCGCATGATCACCGACATCGGCAACGACATCgaagctctgggctgcagcatGGACCAGGAGGGAGCGACACCCTGA
- the ccm2 gene encoding cerebral cavernous malformations protein 2 homolog isoform X3 produces MEDDVKKVKKPGIVSPFKRVFLKGEKGRDKKAQEKATERRALHTFSLSQPDHRIDPDILLNDYIEKEVKYLGQLSSVPGYLNPSSRTEVLQLVDNARKSHQLAGQLTSEQDAVVSLSAYNIKLVWRDGEDIILRVPIHDIAAVSYIRDDSLHLVVIKTAQESGGSPCPSSCPDLNKSQTLSSLSEGGAVLVEVCCLLVLAVDNKAAAEELCLLLSQVFQIVYTESTIDFLDRAIFDGATTPTRHLSLYSDDSSSKVDVKEAFEEEASAFPFQASMEAEGNSPSASTPASPQAKTASDGDLSTTAAELLQDYMTTLRTKLSSQEIQQFATLLHEYRNGASIHEFCINLRQLYGDSRKFLLLGLRPFIPEKDSQHFENFLETIGVKDGRGIITDSFGRYRRTASSASDSTANGNGAAGGSGASDEGQEAPEGDEWDRMITDIGNDIEALGCSMDQEGATP; encoded by the exons ATGGAGGATGAtgtgaaaaaagtgaaaaag CCGGGTATCGTGTCTCCGTTCAAGCGGGTCTTCCtgaaaggagagaaggggagagacaAGAAGGCCCAGGAGAAAGCCACTGAGCGCAGGGCACTCCACACCTTCTCGCTCTCTCAGCCCGACCACCGCATTGACCCTGACATCCTGCTTAATGACTATATTGAGAAGGAAGTCAAA TACTTGGGACAGCTGTCATCAGTTCCGGGATACTTGAACCCGTCAAGTCGCACTGAAGTGCTGCAGCTCGTTGACAACGCCAGG AAGTCCCATCAGTTGGCCGGCCAGCTGACGTCGGAGCAGGACGCCGTGGTGAGCTTGTCGGCGTACAACATAAAGCTCGTGTGGCGCGACGGAGAAGACATCATCCTCAGAGTGCCCATCCACGATATCGCTGCCGTCTCCTACATCAGGGACGACTCTTTGCACCTCGTGGTGATCAAAACGG cCCAGGAGTCGGGCGGTTCCCCTTGTCCCAGCTCGTGTCCGGACCTCAACAAGTCCCAGACGCTGAGCTCCTTATCGGAGGGCGGAGCCGTGCTCGTGGAAGTCTGCTGTTTGCTTGTGCTGGCCGTTGATAACAAG gcagcagcagaggagctgtgtctTCTGCTCAGCCAGGTCTTCCAGATCGTTTACACAGAATCGACCATTGACTTCTTGGACAGAGCCATTTTTGACGGAGCAACTACACCTACCAGACACCTTTCTCTTTACAGCG atGATTCTTCAAGCAAAGTGGATGTTAAGGAGGCCTTTGAAGAGGAAGCCAGCGCATT TCCTTTCCAGGCCTCCATGGAGGCAGAAGGAAACTCCCCATCAGCATCGACCCCGGCGTCCCCTCAGGCGAAGACCGCGAGTGACGGAGATCTCAGCACCACTGCCgccgagctgctgcaggactACATGACCACG CTGCGGACCAAGCTGTCATCGCAAGAGATCCAGCAGTTTGCCACCTTGCTCCATGAGTACCGCAACGGGGCGTCCATTCACGAGTTCTGCATCAACCTGCGACAGCTCTACGGGGACAGCAGGAAGTTCCTCCTCCTCG GCCTGCGTCCCTTCATACCGGAGAAGGACAGCCAGCACTTTGAGAATTTCCTCGAGACCATCGGCGTGAAGGACGGCCGCGGCATCATCACGGACAGCTTCGGCCGATACCGCCGCACGGCCAGCTCCGCCTCCGATTCCACCGCCAACGGCAACGGCGCGGCGGGAGGAAGCGGCGCCTCCGACGAGGGCCAGGAGGCCCCCGAGGGAGACGAGTGGGACCGCATGATCACCGACATCGGCAACGACATCgaagctctgggctgcagcatGGACCAGGAGGGAGCGACACCCTGA
- the ccm2 gene encoding cerebral cavernous malformations protein 2 homolog isoform X2: MATPLARGSMDHEPGIVSPFKRVFLKGEKGRDKKAQEKATERRALHTFSLSQPDHRIDPDILLNDYIEKEVKYLGQLSSVPGYLNPSSRTEVLQLVDNARSHQLAGQLTSEQDAVVSLSAYNIKLVWRDGEDIILRVPIHDIAAVSYIRDDSLHLVVIKTAQESGGSPCPSSCPDLNKSQTLSSLSEGGAVLVEVCCLLVLAVDNKAAAEELCLLLSQVFQIVYTESTIDFLDRAIFDGATTPTRHLSLYSDDSSSKVDVKEAFEEEASAFPFQASMEAEGNSPSASTPASPQAKTASDGDLSTTAAELLQDYMTTLRTKLSSQEIQQFATLLHEYRNGASIHEFCINLRQLYGDSRKFLLLGLRPFIPEKDSQHFENFLETIGVKDGRGIITDSFGRYRRTASSASDSTANGNGAAGGSGASDEGQEAPEGDEWDRMITDIGNDIEALGCSMDQEGATP; encoded by the exons ATGGCGACTCCTCTAGCGAGAGGGTCCATGGATCACGAG CCGGGTATCGTGTCTCCGTTCAAGCGGGTCTTCCtgaaaggagagaaggggagagacaAGAAGGCCCAGGAGAAAGCCACTGAGCGCAGGGCACTCCACACCTTCTCGCTCTCTCAGCCCGACCACCGCATTGACCCTGACATCCTGCTTAATGACTATATTGAGAAGGAAGTCAAA TACTTGGGACAGCTGTCATCAGTTCCGGGATACTTGAACCCGTCAAGTCGCACTGAAGTGCTGCAGCTCGTTGACAACGCCAGG TCCCATCAGTTGGCCGGCCAGCTGACGTCGGAGCAGGACGCCGTGGTGAGCTTGTCGGCGTACAACATAAAGCTCGTGTGGCGCGACGGAGAAGACATCATCCTCAGAGTGCCCATCCACGATATCGCTGCCGTCTCCTACATCAGGGACGACTCTTTGCACCTCGTGGTGATCAAAACGG cCCAGGAGTCGGGCGGTTCCCCTTGTCCCAGCTCGTGTCCGGACCTCAACAAGTCCCAGACGCTGAGCTCCTTATCGGAGGGCGGAGCCGTGCTCGTGGAAGTCTGCTGTTTGCTTGTGCTGGCCGTTGATAACAAG gcagcagcagaggagctgtgtctTCTGCTCAGCCAGGTCTTCCAGATCGTTTACACAGAATCGACCATTGACTTCTTGGACAGAGCCATTTTTGACGGAGCAACTACACCTACCAGACACCTTTCTCTTTACAGCG atGATTCTTCAAGCAAAGTGGATGTTAAGGAGGCCTTTGAAGAGGAAGCCAGCGCATT TCCTTTCCAGGCCTCCATGGAGGCAGAAGGAAACTCCCCATCAGCATCGACCCCGGCGTCCCCTCAGGCGAAGACCGCGAGTGACGGAGATCTCAGCACCACTGCCgccgagctgctgcaggactACATGACCACG CTGCGGACCAAGCTGTCATCGCAAGAGATCCAGCAGTTTGCCACCTTGCTCCATGAGTACCGCAACGGGGCGTCCATTCACGAGTTCTGCATCAACCTGCGACAGCTCTACGGGGACAGCAGGAAGTTCCTCCTCCTCG GCCTGCGTCCCTTCATACCGGAGAAGGACAGCCAGCACTTTGAGAATTTCCTCGAGACCATCGGCGTGAAGGACGGCCGCGGCATCATCACGGACAGCTTCGGCCGATACCGCCGCACGGCCAGCTCCGCCTCCGATTCCACCGCCAACGGCAACGGCGCGGCGGGAGGAAGCGGCGCCTCCGACGAGGGCCAGGAGGCCCCCGAGGGAGACGAGTGGGACCGCATGATCACCGACATCGGCAACGACATCgaagctctgggctgcagcatGGACCAGGAGGGAGCGACACCCTGA
- the ccm2 gene encoding cerebral cavernous malformations protein 2 homolog isoform X1, which yields MATPLARGSMDHEPGIVSPFKRVFLKGEKGRDKKAQEKATERRALHTFSLSQPDHRIDPDILLNDYIEKEVKYLGQLSSVPGYLNPSSRTEVLQLVDNARKSHQLAGQLTSEQDAVVSLSAYNIKLVWRDGEDIILRVPIHDIAAVSYIRDDSLHLVVIKTAQESGGSPCPSSCPDLNKSQTLSSLSEGGAVLVEVCCLLVLAVDNKAAAEELCLLLSQVFQIVYTESTIDFLDRAIFDGATTPTRHLSLYSDDSSSKVDVKEAFEEEASAFPFQASMEAEGNSPSASTPASPQAKTASDGDLSTTAAELLQDYMTTLRTKLSSQEIQQFATLLHEYRNGASIHEFCINLRQLYGDSRKFLLLGLRPFIPEKDSQHFENFLETIGVKDGRGIITDSFGRYRRTASSASDSTANGNGAAGGSGASDEGQEAPEGDEWDRMITDIGNDIEALGCSMDQEGATP from the exons ATGGCGACTCCTCTAGCGAGAGGGTCCATGGATCACGAG CCGGGTATCGTGTCTCCGTTCAAGCGGGTCTTCCtgaaaggagagaaggggagagacaAGAAGGCCCAGGAGAAAGCCACTGAGCGCAGGGCACTCCACACCTTCTCGCTCTCTCAGCCCGACCACCGCATTGACCCTGACATCCTGCTTAATGACTATATTGAGAAGGAAGTCAAA TACTTGGGACAGCTGTCATCAGTTCCGGGATACTTGAACCCGTCAAGTCGCACTGAAGTGCTGCAGCTCGTTGACAACGCCAGG AAGTCCCATCAGTTGGCCGGCCAGCTGACGTCGGAGCAGGACGCCGTGGTGAGCTTGTCGGCGTACAACATAAAGCTCGTGTGGCGCGACGGAGAAGACATCATCCTCAGAGTGCCCATCCACGATATCGCTGCCGTCTCCTACATCAGGGACGACTCTTTGCACCTCGTGGTGATCAAAACGG cCCAGGAGTCGGGCGGTTCCCCTTGTCCCAGCTCGTGTCCGGACCTCAACAAGTCCCAGACGCTGAGCTCCTTATCGGAGGGCGGAGCCGTGCTCGTGGAAGTCTGCTGTTTGCTTGTGCTGGCCGTTGATAACAAG gcagcagcagaggagctgtgtctTCTGCTCAGCCAGGTCTTCCAGATCGTTTACACAGAATCGACCATTGACTTCTTGGACAGAGCCATTTTTGACGGAGCAACTACACCTACCAGACACCTTTCTCTTTACAGCG atGATTCTTCAAGCAAAGTGGATGTTAAGGAGGCCTTTGAAGAGGAAGCCAGCGCATT TCCTTTCCAGGCCTCCATGGAGGCAGAAGGAAACTCCCCATCAGCATCGACCCCGGCGTCCCCTCAGGCGAAGACCGCGAGTGACGGAGATCTCAGCACCACTGCCgccgagctgctgcaggactACATGACCACG CTGCGGACCAAGCTGTCATCGCAAGAGATCCAGCAGTTTGCCACCTTGCTCCATGAGTACCGCAACGGGGCGTCCATTCACGAGTTCTGCATCAACCTGCGACAGCTCTACGGGGACAGCAGGAAGTTCCTCCTCCTCG GCCTGCGTCCCTTCATACCGGAGAAGGACAGCCAGCACTTTGAGAATTTCCTCGAGACCATCGGCGTGAAGGACGGCCGCGGCATCATCACGGACAGCTTCGGCCGATACCGCCGCACGGCCAGCTCCGCCTCCGATTCCACCGCCAACGGCAACGGCGCGGCGGGAGGAAGCGGCGCCTCCGACGAGGGCCAGGAGGCCCCCGAGGGAGACGAGTGGGACCGCATGATCACCGACATCGGCAACGACATCgaagctctgggctgcagcatGGACCAGGAGGGAGCGACACCCTGA
- the fam167ab gene encoding protein FAM167A produces the protein MMDAPPALGIFVDQAVIPAEDDLPSDDHLLDLKALTEKLRLETRRPSYLEWKARLARSGKFPMQAEPEGQTVSGTETVGKSRVIQCKLPSGVLKGFENIDEALSWLRRELTDMRLQDQQLARQLMRLRGDINQLKIEQTCHLHRRMLNDATVGLEERDELSDLLCECPVTPGLGLSAPLRLIGVTKMNLNSRRFSLC, from the exons ATGATGGACGCTCCTCCAGCTCTCGGGATTTTTGTGGACCAGGCTGTCATCCCGGCGGAAGACGATTTGCCTTCAGATGACCACCTCCTGGACCTGAAGGCGCTGACGGAGAAACTGAGGCTGGAAACGAGGAGGCCTTCTTACCTGGAGTGGAAAGCCCGGCTCGCCAGGAGCGGAAAATTCCCGATGCAAGCGGAGCCTGAGGGGCAAACGGTCAGCGGCACGGAGACTGTGGGGAAGTCTCGCGTGATCCAGTGCAAGCTGCCATCGGGCGTCCTGAAGGGATTCGAGAACATCGATGAAGCTCTCAGCTGGCTGAGGAGAGAACTG acTGACATGCGCCTGCAGGACCAGCAGCTGGCCAGGCAGCTCATGCGGCTCCGCGGCGACATCAACCAGCTGAAGATCGAGCAGACGTGCCACCTGCACCGCCGGATGCTCAACGACGCCACCGTCGGCCTGGAGGAGCGGGACGAGCTGTCGGACCTGCTGTGCGAGTGTCCGGTCACGCCGGGCCTCGGCCTCTCGGCCCCGCTGAGGCTCATCGGCGTCACCAAGATGAACCTCAACTCCAGGCGCTTCTCGCTCTGCTAG